Genomic DNA from Fretibacterium sp. OH1220_COT-178:
GGCCGATGGACTCGACAGTCGGGTCACCTGAGCGGGCGAGAGCTTCCATGCGCCCTGGAAGGCGTTCTGGAACGCGGAGGTCCGGACCCTGGCCGGGTTCGAATCCAAGAGCCCCAGCCCTGCGCCCTGCCGGCCCATGGTGTCGTTGAAGAGCCCCAACTGCGCCCATATCTCGGGGTGGACGTTGGTGTAGCTCATCTCCTCGCGAACTTCCAGCGTCGCGGAATCCGTGGCGGGCTTGCCGTCCGCGGCCCGGCGCTGTGCGGAGACGCTGACGACCGTCCTGCCCAGGGAGAGGGCCACAATGTTGCCGAACGCGTCGATGCGTGCCACGCCGGGGTTGCTGCTGGACCAGGAGACCTGTTCGGAGGTGGAGGTCGTACCGTTCGTGTAGACGACCGTCGCGATCAGGGTTGCGGTCTGGCCGACCCGGGTGAGCGTGTTGGGGATGCCGCTCATACGGAGGGACCGGATCGAGAGGGAGGGCTCGTTGGGATTGCCGCCGCCGCTCTGCTCCACCTCGAACGCCCCCGCGTCCTTTTTGCCGTTGGCCGGCTGAGGCCGGGAGATGCCCCGCTGATCCTCGCCCGGGAAGCCGGGAAGGTCGGAGGGGATGGCGTCCATGGCCCTGTCGCCCGCATCGAGGGAGTCCATCTCGCTCAGTTCGAGCGTCTTGAGCTTGTCCGGGGCCGAGAGGAGGCCGATATCGGTCTTGGGGCCGTCGTTCGCACTCAGGGTTTTATTGCCGAAGAAGGTGAAGGAGACCCAGGCGTCGTTCTGGCGGTCGGTCCCGGTGTCGCCCTCGACGGAGGGATTGGCCCAGGACGTGTCGCCCGCGCCCGTGCCCTGGTTACCGAACCGGCCGATGCGGTTGTAGCCGCCCGTGGAGACGGTGCCCCCGCCCCGATAGACGTCCGCGCCGTGGTCCGCCTTATTGCCGACGACGAGGCTGGCGGCCAGAACGGTCCTGCCGGAGTCGACGAACAGTCCGCCGCCCTGGCGCTCGCCCGCACCCGCCGCCTTGTTCTCGAGGGACAGGGTGCAGTGCCTCAGGACGAAGGGCCCGCCCAGGAAAAGGGCGCCCCCGTGGCTCTTGACGTCGCCCGTCACCTCGTTGCCGGTGAAGGTGCAGTTGGTGAGGTCGGAGAGCTTCGAGACCGAGAGGCTGGCGGCGCCTCCCTGGGCGTTCGTCGTGCTCCGGCTCTTGTTCCCCGCGAAGGTGGATCGGACGATCTCCGCCTTGTCCAGCTTGAGGAAGAGCGCGCCCCCGCGGCCGGAGTGGGCGAAATCGCCGGCGCTGTTCCCCTCCATGGCGGTGGCGGTCATCTTGAAGTTGGCCGTGCTCTTGTCCAGGACGAGCGCGCCGCCGTCCCCCAGAGCGCCGTTTCCCTCGAAGACGCTCCGGGCGATCTCGGTGGTGTCGCCCGCGTAGACGGCGCCGCCCCGCTGGCCCGAGCTGTTCTTCCTGAAGGCCGAACTCTCCAGGGAGACGCCCCCCTTCGCCAGGGCGGCGCCGCCGCTGCCGGAGGCCTTGTTCTCGCTGAAGAGGGCGTTCCTGACCGTCAGGGCTCCGTCGCTGTAGAGGGCTCCGCCGTCCTTTTGGGCGATCTGGCCGGAGAAGCGGACGGGGTCGTTCCCCGCAGCCTCCACCCGGATGATCTTGGCCCAGATGGCGCCGCCTCCGGAGTTGGGACCGCTTCCCTTGGCCTCGTTGCCCGGTTCGAACGTACCGCCGCCGACCGTTACCGTGCCCCCCGAGCGGATGGCCCCGCCGGAGTCGGCCGCCTGGTTCTTCGAAAAGGTCCCGCCGGAGACCTCGAGGTCGGCCGCGGCGTGGACCGCGCCGCCGAAAGCGGCCTTGTTGTCCGCGAACGTGAGCTCGCCCGAGAGCCTCGCCCGGCCGTTGACGAAGAGGGCGCCGCCCGAGCCTGTCGCGCTGTTGGACTGGAAGGTCAGCTTGTGCGCCGGTGCGTTGTCGAAGGCCTCCGCCCAGATGGCTCCGCCGTCCCTGGCGCTGTTGCCCCTGAACTCCTGATCGGCGGCAAAGACGACCGTGGCGGCGCCGGCGATGTGGAGCGCGCCCCCGTTGGCCGTCGCCCGGTTCGGGGACAGCACGTTGCCGTTGAAGGTGGCCGTGGACGCCGCCGAGGCGCTCAGAGCCACCGCCCCGCCGTTGGCGGCCGTGTTCTCCTCGAAGCGGACCCCCGTCGGGAACTCCGCGGCGGCCCCGCTCAGAAAGACCGCTCCGCCGCTGCCCGCAGCCCTGTTTCTGGCGAAGACGACCGTACCCGAGAACTCGGCCTTGCCGGTCCCGCTCACGTGCAGGGCCCCGCCGTCGGCCGTGGACTCGTTCTCCTCGAAGGTCCCGCCCTCGATCTTGGCCGTTGCCCCCGATGCGACGCTCACCGCGCCGCCGCTGACGGCCCTGTTGCTCCTGAAGACCGGCCTTTTGAAGGCCGCCTTGGAGTCCGGCCCGACGTCCACACCGCCGCCGCCGGCTCCCGTAAAGGTCACGCCGTCGAAGGTCGGCCCGGCGCCGTTCACCTCACTGACCTTGAAGTGGCGGAAGTTTCCGTTGGCGGTCAGGGTTTTTCCGTTTCCCGCTATCTTGGCGTCGAGGGACACGGGGATCGCTTCGGTGAGCGTGATGTCCGCGCCCAGTGCGATGTCCAGGCTGGCCGGGTTCTTGACCGCGTCGCGCAGCTCGGCGAAGGTTCCGACGGTCGTCGCCGCCTCGGCGCCGGAACAGCCGAGCAGGCGCGCGAGGAGGAGCGTCCCCAAAAACAAAATTCTTCTCATCGTCTCGCTACCTTCCTTTCCGGATCAGGCCCGCGACGGCCAAAAGCGCCAGGGTGCCCGATCCCAACCCATTGCAGCCGTTGCCGCCCGAGTTCTCGTCCGGCTTCTTGGGCGCGGGAGGCCCGTTCGGCCTGAAGCCCGCCGGGGCGACGTAGAACGTCAGCTTCCACCGGTCGTCGGATATCCCGTCCCTCAGGACCAGAAAATCGTTGTCGGTGACCGGCGTCCTGTCGGAGACGACCTGCAGGGCCGGGCGCGAGCCGTCGCGCGTCCCGTCCATCAGCATGGCGATGAAGCTCACCGTGACGACTCCGCGCTGCTCGTCCAGGAACACCTTCACCAGCTTCTCGTAAACCCCCTGCCTGACGAGCTCCTGGATCAGGTCCAGATCGTTCTCCGCCCCGCTGCGCAGGTAGACGCTGAAGTCGTGGGCGAAGTCGTTCCGGATTTCGCCCGTGTCGTGCCACTGCTGGAGCAGCGCATCCCATTTCGGGGCCACGAGCAGGTGCGTCCGGGGCAGATTGAAGGTGACGTGCAGGGGCAGCAGCCCCTCGGTTCCCTCCCGGTGCGCCTCCTCCCGCCGGACCGA
This window encodes:
- a CDS encoding right-handed parallel beta-helix repeat-containing protein → MRRILFLGTLLLARLLGCSGAEAATTVGTFAELRDAVKNPASLDIALGADITLTEAIPVSLDAKIAGNGKTLTANGNFRHFKVSEVNGAGPTFDGVTFTGAGGGGVDVGPDSKAAFKRPVFRSNRAVSGGAVSVASGATAKIEGGTFEENESTADGGALHVSGTGKAEFSGTVVFARNRAAGSGGAVFLSGAAAEFPTGVRFEENTAANGGAVALSASAASTATFNGNVLSPNRATANGGALHIAGAATVVFAADQEFRGNSARDGGAIWAEAFDNAPAHKLTFQSNSATGSGGALFVNGRARLSGELTFADNKAAFGGAVHAAADLEVSGGTFSKNQAADSGGAIRSGGTVTVGGGTFEPGNEAKGSGPNSGGGAIWAKIIRVEAAGNDPVRFSGQIAQKDGGALYSDGALTVRNALFSENKASGSGGAALAKGGVSLESSAFRKNSSGQRGGAVYAGDTTEIARSVFEGNGALGDGGALVLDKSTANFKMTATAMEGNSAGDFAHSGRGGALFLKLDKAEIVRSTFAGNKSRSTTNAQGGAASLSVSKLSDLTNCTFTGNEVTGDVKSHGGALFLGGPFVLRHCTLSLENKAAGAGERQGGGLFVDSGRTVLAASLVVGNKADHGADVYRGGGTVSTGGYNRIGRFGNQGTGAGDTSWANPSVEGDTGTDRQNDAWVSFTFFGNKTLSANDGPKTDIGLLSAPDKLKTLELSEMDSLDAGDRAMDAIPSDLPGFPGEDQRGISRPQPANGKKDAGAFEVEQSGGGNPNEPSLSIRSLRMSGIPNTLTRVGQTATLIATVVYTNGTTSTSEQVSWSSSNPGVARIDAFGNIVALSLGRTVVSVSAQRRAADGKPATDSATLEVREEMSYTNVHPEIWAQLGLFNDTMGRQGAGLGLLDSNPARVRTSAFQNAFQGAWKLSPAQVTRLSSPSAIRFESGKAGSMAGWNAAKPAMAVSLTGRKKGDMLPLKYRWSLTWDELRKLTGGKANRSAGISELFGPLKLAFTSANGEPYDVVGGDGVPAAQAESKGALKLTGGNNGITLELTAFVADAPGPTASTRQSGPQLIDGLLVVPDGAADGMIAGSMGLLQKAGGGGSGKDGSDGKGGGCDAGVSGMMLTLVVAFLLRRKA